The sequence gtgtATCCAATTAtcaccatttttttaaaaaaagattgagattaatataaaaatttgtaaTCCCCtctgaatatttatttatttattgttcttAAATCTTATTCATAAAAAACCACAATTAGTtggtgaaaatataaaaaaccatCAAAACCAAACCACTACTATGAACAATAAAAAGACCggaaaaatacctaaaataccctcaaagtattgaaaatggtacaaaattaccctccatccacctactggctccaaaatatccttcccacccacctattgggtccaaaatacccttgtcatccaccttttggttcaaaattgaccacttatttaacgattttatatttaaactatttaaatatttttaaaatacgtggcgctcaatatatgttataatttaacttattagtataatttataaatcaatccactacccaccccattaataattaaatacttccaaattaatgaacccgtcacattattaatgaaagctactgccaattgagtgtttttaaaaattatagaagtaaattatcatacattcaagtggataaataaaaatcaccaataaacttaaaagtctgactatgttcatcttaattattcttacatctcgagtatgtgatgttacttcatatgtaacttttttttaaataatatattaaagttttaaaacaaatcataaatatttataaaattatattttaaaaaagtgcatgaatcaATTCgagatgtattacttctttacctttaatcataaatttctaattatattttaaaagaaagtgtcatcctaaataagcggctcaacctaaatttaattggggctacgattcggactcgaataattttgaatgtcatttttagAAATCTacaatttcatcgtgttttagtagtgtttatgacgattttgatattataattggattattaattgggtgaggtttagttagtaatgagtgggtagtgggttgatttataaattatattaataaattataattataatcaataattgaacgccatgtattttaaaaaatatttaaagagtttaattttaaaacaattaaaaaagtgatcaatttttaacataaaggtggatgacaagggtattttggagccaatagatggatgaagggtaattttgtaccattttcaatacttcaagggtattttaggcccttgtccGTAAAAAGACTACTCTGTTGGTATTTCCTTCTTCAAATTAATAAGTACtctccttttttatttatatgatttatttaatttgatataaaatatcaaaaaagaaaaattaagaaaatttattttttaaaataaattatatatatttgtgtgattataaataaattacctagtaaaaataataaatatatttaaaatttgttattattaatataaaataaaataaataagatcgactaatatatatatatatatatatatagagaattCCTTGGCAGGCCCGTCGGTCAAAATCaatgcttttatttatttaagacatTAAATCAAGTCCACCCGCAGGATTATTAAAAATGGGGTAAGTGAACTGCTTAATTTGCCATGcttttcataataaaatttgtCTAATCATccttatttttaaagaataaatagaATTAATAATCCCTTGAAATTTGTATGtgttaaaaaaaagtttggtAAACCTTATCTCAAATGATACTACATACATCATTTGATACAAGGATTAATAATGCAAAAATTAGCGATACAGAAATTTGTAATgcaaaaatcaataatgcaagatttatttttatgaagtgtttggttcattgtaTTTTGTGAtggattaaaattatataaaaaaaaaactttttatttattatacccTTGAATCGATTATTTgggaaaatacacaagtaccccctcaatctatgcccgaaatctcataGACTCAATTATACTAtgctaaggtcctattaccccactcaacttattttataagtatttttctaTCCCTTGCGACCTACGTGAcactaacttaaaaaaaaaatcaatcagcgttagacccacaagatagtgccacgtagacccaaaaaggatagaaaattattaataaaataaattcaggagGTGATATGATATTGAGTTTGAAGGTAATCATGGATTAGTATGGTTGAGAAGGATTATTACTAGAATTTATCTcaatttattattgatttaataaCAATATGATTTAATTAAGATAAACACTCAAATCTCAATAAGTAAGTACTTGTTTGATTTGATATCTAGTGGTCGGTGTTTTACTAGGAAAAAAATTGTCCATTTTCGTTCTAACCGCGTTgacgtaaaaaaaaaagaaaaaagaaatgattatattaaacactcatataatttaatatgataatatgacTTAGAGCATGTTTGACACGGTGCTAAAAATggtttaaaaaatgtttttttttaaataattagcatttgattaatttatttaaaaaaatgttttcataaataaattatgttcgactaatttcttaaaaaatgttTATGAGAGACAAATTACGAAAAATAACAAGTATTAATGtacttctaaaattattttaaataccttattataaaaattttattttattgaattaaaatgtacatatttaaaTGTTCAATCAAtattttacattgatgaataaaaaatatattgatataatattaatataataatttaaatataattaaaaatataaatttaaaaatcatttcacAAACTAAATGACTGCATACGAAGAACtcatcacaaaaataaataaatacaagaaatatattgatatatatgtatatacaacaCGGATATCTTGATCTtccaataaataattttctactcccatattttttttttcaaaaaacataaatttttagcatttttctaacaataaaaaatttgacttcAAACTTTACTGATTAGCCGCACAccttattttatcaaaataagtatgtcataaatattttttttggtattttaaattCAAGCGCATACATTCTGTACAATGAAAATTATTTACTTACAAGTTACACCCCCTTAGAAGATGTGTATCCGAAAgtaaatatattattgaaatataattattaaagaaaaattagaacttttattaataaaacatgttcatgcattgattctttttttttttaaaaaaaaactgttTTTGGACATTTATTGTTTGAAACTccaaagaagaaatgaacaaaaaatacTTAATAAGATATAGTACTAATTGGTAACTACTAGCAATAATTTCTTGCCCCTTAAATACGTTTTTATTTAACTATATAatgttttatcttctttttattattattattattattattattattattattattatttatctttcTTAGTTTAAGACTTCAGTTTTTATTTAGTCTTCCgctttaaattaaatatacctAACtagatgaaattttatttgtataaaatgtgtcAATACTTTTTAGAAAAGTAGGAATAACATTAATTGAGGTGTAACCATGTAAAGTAAAGAATTTTCCTAATATGAgagatatttattatttgttttaatgtatttacGCGCGTagctatataatttttttataaattggaCATTATCGATATAAATTATACCAcggatataaataaaattatacataaagTGATCAAATAACTTAATGTACATATCTTTAACACAACAAGGTGTTGCAACCTAGTGGTTTAAGATGCCTTGAAAGAGCCAAACTTTTAAACGTTTGTGAGTTCAAATCTTGCTAaatctttttcatatatattacatagtttaattttaaaattagactATAAATTATAGctactataaaaaaaaagaataaaaaataaaatataatattaaataataaataaaaaaaaataaaaaaaatattaaaataacaacACAATCATACTAATTCGATCTATACGAGTAACAGTCCTCTAAAGAAGGTGTAAGTgttcaatattaaaatatggGGAGTTATCCACAAATCATGAGTCATAATAGATAGGTAGTTAgtataattaaacaaaaaaagaataaagaaaaaaaaagttggtaataatgactaaataagttattattatattattgtaaaTGGTGGACCATTCATACTGCTTCATCACCTTTTACATACTTGTCCTTTTGCTTAAAGGCCTTTTGTACTTCtattatttattaccatttttcttattttgctGCATGCTGACAGCTacactaatattttttaattttcttcctAATACACTCAATTTGATTGatctatttcatttaattttaaatatgttaaaaatatctttatattttatgataaatgattaaaaagaagagaaaagggatTGATATACTCCtcaactttattatttatagcTTATATACCttttgttatgaaagtgaactCATATATATCCGTATTTGTAAACAATTGACTCACATATATCCTTtttctctaacggaaatgaataattttaatctaaatttttattatttttttctaaaaaatataatctcatatgatTAATATAATTCTCgacaaacatatttttttttgactttttttgttttaatgactaatttataattattattttaataatcaaatttaattatgtttcactaatattcttgtaaaacttattgtagatgaccaaattttttcttcgaatacaaaattaaattacaatacacacacaaaaaatattttcattttttttctttaaactaaggaatgaaagaaaaaataaaataagaataagatactcaaataattataagaaaagaagtcaaaaaataatttatgtatgaaaaaaattaaaagtaataaatataaatttaaaattaattttttaagtttcattaaataaaagacatatataagttattttataGCGGCAGAaatatatgtgagccgtttgtacgACGACAAGGGACCTTTTTCCTAAAAAGAACAGTAATAAATTCAGacataaaagtttttaaaataaaatttaatacatttattagTGTCTCATTTTCCACGACTCTGAAATATACATAATCTTTGTCTCTTTTTTCCTCTCTTTCCTTGTATCATCTTCAACCATTCCCTTCATTTTCTTCAtctcttccttctttttttccatcatataaataaaaggGTCTTTTTTTAAGCTGAAAACCAAAGATTTTGAGAACCCATTTCAAAAGAAGATTCAGTTGAGAAGGAgaaaggtaattttttttttcaaaaaagattcTTCCTTTTGTTTTCCTGTTAAGTATTATTCTGCTAGGATGTTTTACTatctaatattttgatttataattttttttttgtgggttTTGACTTGTTTGTGCTTTCTAATATATTTGTCATACTACTGTATCTTTTCTTCTTGATAAAGATTATATTGTTGAAATCAGTGAAAAATCATATGGATTATGGTGTTGTTGCTTTTGGGTTTTCTGTTCAACTTTTTTGTGAGTTTGTATCGATTAGTGTTTCGTTATACAAAAAGGGTATCAGCTTAGCTGTctactttttaattttctttttatatgtaaattgagttattatttttaatttatgctTGTGGGTGTTTTTTTATTCTTCAGAAAAAAATCAGTAGTTTTGTGAAACACCTTTGTGttgtttttcaaattctttaaaattatgtaGTTCAACTTTCAAGTTGAATCcggaaaaaagtgaaaaaaatttcatggCCAAAAGCCTCCTTTTAAGATTAGTATATGTCAAAGATTCTGCATAATTCAGattctttttgtttctcaatCTTGAGTTCGCCTTTGTCTCTTCGTAAGAGTACTTCAAGAATATTCAGTGACATTTTCAGGGAAAAAAAAGGTGTCTTTTGATACTTTTTAAGTTTATTCTATATTATCAAAGATTCTTCTGTCTAATTTTCTCCTTCAAAGATGTTagatttttgattttcttgCTTTGACTCTTAATTGCTTTTTTGTCTATATTACTTTTGAACGTttagaaaaaagatgaaaattacAAAAGGTGAACTTCTTGACTCCTTTTAGCTTGTTGTGTTTTTACACATGTGTCTAATAAAAGGTAAAGCTTGAAGGCTTTTCCTGTTGTTAAGATGCCAATCATCTCTCGTTTCTCCGAACACTTGTATTATTACTGTTTTTTAGTATTACTACAGAATCTTGAATTGATTTGCGATAAAGAGTGTCTTTTCTCTCTATCTCATGTTCCGTTGATTGGTCTAACATCCTCAAGAAAACTATGTGATTCACAGTGGTTTATCTTTGTTTATTCATGTTATTTGGTAAAAGGGgaacttttttaaaatgatcTGGATTTTCCCTGATGTTATCTCTGATACAAGTGCCTAAAAGTAATGTCAGGTGCTTTCTTCTAAGAAAAAGCATTAATGATTTGGGCTATGCTCCATTTGCGTCTTCATTTTGCGACTGAATGGCAGTATTTATGTAGTAGTTTTTCGAAGTTGGATATGTAGTGTCCACTGTGAGAATATTCCTTTATGATGACATTAATGTTGTTTTGCAGTTTTCACCTGCTTGCCGGATTTGCTGAATCTGTCCTATTGAATTGACTCAGAACTATACCAATCATACGCCATGAGTAACCTCAAGCTTGGGGTTGAAGTTGTTGGTGCGCACAATCTTTTGTCTAAAGATGGCCAAGGTTCATCTAGTCCCTTTGTAGAGCTTCACTTTGATGGCCAAAAATTCCGCACCACAATCAAAGAAAAAGATCTGGACCCTGCTTGGAATGAGACTTTCTATTTCAACGTTTCTGATCCTAATGACTTGTCCAGCCTCACACTTGAAGCTCTAGTtttcaacaataacaaatcAAGCCAATCTAAATCATCTCTTGGGAAGGTCAAGATCAATGGATCATCCTTTGTTCCATACTCTGATGCTGTTGTTTTGCATTACCCTTTGGAAAAGGCTGGTGTTTTCTCACGTGCTAGGGGAGAGCTTGGCCTGAAAGTATTTATAACTGATGATCCATCTGTTAGGGTATCAAACTCATTTCCTGCAACAGATTCTTCATCACATATTGGTTCCCTTTCAAGCCTAAATGATGAACCTACGCAACGAGTTCCGGATTTCATCTCTGAACCAGTCGCTAATGGTAAAAAAGGGACTAGACGCACATTCCACCACCTGCCAAACGTGAAGCACCAGCAACAAGAGCCTTATTCTTCCTTTGCAGAATCCAGTCAACCGATAAGATTTGGGCCTGATCAGATGAAATCTACCTCCCAGGGGCCGAAAGTAGTGCGGATGTACTCAGGTTCATCTTCACAGCCAGCTGAATATTCATTGAAAGAGACAAGCCCTGTCCTTGGAGGAGGGCGTGTAGTAGGGGGTCGAGTTGTTCGAGGTGGCAGAAAATCCAGCACATATGACCTTGTTGAGCCTATGCAATTCCTGTTTGTAAGAGTTGTAAAAGCACAGGATTTGCCTTCTAAAGATATCACAGGAAGTCTTGACCCTTATGTTGAAGTAAGAGTTGGGAACTACAAAGGAGTCACACAACACTTCGAGAAAAATCAAAGTCCAGAATGGAATACAGTATTTGCTTTTTCCAAAGAAAGAATGCAGTCTTCTGTTTTGGATGTTGTGGTTAAGGATAAGGATATGTTGAAAGATGACTTTGTTGGGATTGTTCGAGTTGATCTGCATGATGTTCCAACCCGAGTTGCTCCAGATAGTCCATTGGCTCCAGAGTGGTATCGCCTGGAAAACAAGAAAGGGGAGAAAAAGAAGGGGGAACTGATGCTTGCTGTGTGGATTGGTACACAAGCTGACGAAGCATTTCCTGATGCTTTCCATACAGATGTAGCTAGTCCAATAGATATGTCAGTGCCGTCCACCCAAATCCGCGGAAAAGTGTACCATTCTCCTAGGCTGTGGTATGTTCGTGTCAATGTTATTGAAGCACAAGACTTAGTTGTGTCAGAGAAAAATCGTATTCCTGATGTCTTTGTGAAGGTTCGGATTGGTAGCCAGTTGCTGAGGACTAAACCAATTAGATCTCAAACTATGAATGCTATGTGGAATGAGGATCTGATGTTCGTTGCTGCTGAGCCGTTTGAAGAACATCTGATACTTTCAGTTGAAGATCATGTTGCTTCCAACAAAGATGAGGCCCTGGGAGTGGTCATTATACCATTATCCACTGTTGAAAAGCGTGCGGATGATCGATTTGTTCGATCAAGATGGTACAACCTCCAAGAACCAGGTTCAGCTGAGATTGAAGagccaaagaagaaagaaaagtttTCCAGTAGGATCCATCTTCGTGTAACACTTGATGGAGGATACCATGTACTTGATGAGTCAACTCATTATAGTAGTGATCTTCGACCTACGGCAAAGCAGCTGTGGAAGCCATCAATTGGTATATTGGAATTAGGTATCCTGAATGTTGATGGACTACACCCATCAAAAACAAGAGATGGAAGGGGTACAACAGATACCTATTGTGTGGCGAAGTATGGTCATAAGTGGGTGCGGACCAGGACGGTTATCGACAGCTTAAATCCGAAGTTTAATGAGCAATACACTTGGGAAGTCTATGACCCAGCAACCGTTCTGAC comes from Solanum pennellii chromosome 1, SPENNV200 and encodes:
- the LOC107005414 gene encoding FT-interacting protein 7-like, with amino-acid sequence MSNLKLGVEVVGAHNLLSKDGQGSSSPFVELHFDGQKFRTTIKEKDLDPAWNETFYFNVSDPNDLSSLTLEALVFNNNKSSQSKSSLGKVKINGSSFVPYSDAVVLHYPLEKAGVFSRARGELGLKVFITDDPSVRVSNSFPATDSSSHIGSLSSLNDEPTQRVPDFISEPVANGKKGTRRTFHHLPNVKHQQQEPYSSFAESSQPIRFGPDQMKSTSQGPKVVRMYSGSSSQPAEYSLKETSPVLGGGRVVGGRVVRGGRKSSTYDLVEPMQFLFVRVVKAQDLPSKDITGSLDPYVEVRVGNYKGVTQHFEKNQSPEWNTVFAFSKERMQSSVLDVVVKDKDMLKDDFVGIVRVDLHDVPTRVAPDSPLAPEWYRLENKKGEKKKGELMLAVWIGTQADEAFPDAFHTDVASPIDMSVPSTQIRGKVYHSPRLWYVRVNVIEAQDLVVSEKNRIPDVFVKVRIGSQLLRTKPIRSQTMNAMWNEDLMFVAAEPFEEHLILSVEDHVASNKDEALGVVIIPLSTVEKRADDRFVRSRWYNLQEPGSAEIEEPKKKEKFSSRIHLRVTLDGGYHVLDESTHYSSDLRPTAKQLWKPSIGILELGILNVDGLHPSKTRDGRGTTDTYCVAKYGHKWVRTRTVIDSLNPKFNEQYTWEVYDPATVLTVGVFDNGQLEEKGSNGKRDMRIGKVRIRVSTLETGRVYTHSYPLLILHPSGVKKMGELHLAIRFSCASMVNMMFLYSRPLLPKMHYVKPLSVTQQDMLRYQAVNIVAARLSRAEPPLRKEVVEYMSDADAHLWSMRRSKANFFRLMSVFSGLFSVGKWFGDVCMWKNPITTSLVHVLFLMLVCFPELILPTVFLYMCLIGLWNYQYRPRYPPHMNTRISHADLTHPDELDEEFDTFPTSRSSDLVRMRYDRLRSLAGRIQTVVGDVATQGERIQALLSWRDPRATVLFIIFCLLAAIVLYSTPFQLFAGLFGFYAMRHPRFRHKLPSAPLNFFRRLPAQPDSML